The Magnolia sinica isolate HGM2019 chromosome 9, MsV1, whole genome shotgun sequence genome contains a region encoding:
- the LOC131256390 gene encoding uncharacterized protein LOC131256390 codes for MERNLTSDAEIGRCEVYLKAHTRKDKVVQYPDLAEKLDELYSSNPASRMTGVDDVLIELVGSDSRGRMQGLGCSISKTVLKKLAPARSKVENVTKEKEGLTQEIFEMKKSLNGLTQELFEMKKIWVDI; via the exons atggagaggaatcttacctctgatgccgagataggtagatgtgaagtctacTTAAAAGCCCATACAAGAAAAGACAAAGTTGTCCAGTATCCTGACCTTGCT gaaaaactagatgagctctatagtagcaatcctgcttctaggatgaccggcgTGGATGATGTCCTTAtagag ttggttggttctgacaGTAGAGGGCGAATGCAGGGTCTAGGTTGCTCGATAAGCAAGACAGTACTGAAGAAGTtagcccctgctcgttcaaaggtagagaatgtgacaaaagaaaaagagggtcTAACTCAAGAGATATTTGAgatgaagaaatcattgaatgGTCTAACTCAAGAGTTATTTGAGATGAAGAAAATCTGGGTGGATATATAG